The Terriglobales bacterium DNA segment TTGCGCAAGGTCTGTGACTCAGTTGAGGTGGTGGCGGTGCTCGACCATCCCTACGCGATGGAGGAAGAGCGCCGACCGGTACACCTGTGCCGCGGGGTGCGACTCAACCTGAAGGAGCGATGGCCGAGTATGAAGCACTGGAATTAGCGCGCGCCGAACAGGCGCAGGCCGGCGATGCCGATAACGATGAGCGCGATGCTGGCCAGGCGCGGCGCGTGGTGGGACTCGGCGAACAGGATCATGCCCAGGATGGCGGTGCCCACGGCGCCAATGCCGGTCCAGACGGCGTACGCCGTCCCGATGGGCAGCTTCTGGGCAGCAAGTCCCAACAGCCAGAAGCTGGCAAACCCGGCGGTAAAAACGATGCCGGTGGGCAGAGCGCGGCTGAAGCCTTCGGAGTACTTCAGGGCGATGGCCCAAACGATCTCGAATACTCCGGCAAGGAACAGGTAGAACCAGGGCATGAGTCACCTCAACGGTTGTAGCGGGGATAGGGGTCCTCGACTCGCGCTCTCTCGGAATGACAAGAAGGCACGCGGGAGCCCCCCTGACTCAGAATGACAGCGAAACAAGACCTCAGGCGCCGGCGCCGCAGCACTTCTTGTACTTCTTGCCGGAGCCGCAGGGGCAGGGATCGTTGCGGCCTACCTTGGCGGAAGAGCGCACCACCTGCTGCACGGGCTGGTAGTCGCCGGAGCCGGCCAGGCGCGCGGCCTCGAGCTCGCGGCGCTTACGGCGCTGAAATTCCTGCTCGATCTCGTCGATGGAGGTGGCGCGCGGGCGGCGGCCGCCATCCCCTGAGGGGCGAGCGGCTGGAACGCGGGCGCCAGCGCCTTCCGCTTCGGCCTCCTCCGGAATACGGCGTTCCACTTCCGGGCCGCCGCTGACCACCTGCATGAGGTAGAGGTAGCGGACGGTTTCATCCTGGAAGCGCTGCATCATCTCCTCGAACATCTGGAAGGACTCGCGCTTGTACTCGACCAGGGGATCCTTCTGGCCATAGCCGCGCAAGCCGATGCCTTCCTTGAGGTGATCCATGGAGAGCAAGTGGTCTTTCCACTGGCTGTCCAGGACGCTGAGCATGATGAGGCGCTCGTGGTAGCGCATGGCCTCGGAGCCGATGAGTTTCTCTTTGGCGGCGTAGCGCTCACGGAGTTGTTCGAAGACGGCATCGCCGAGCTCAGTGCGGTTGAGCTTTTCGGGCTGGATGCCTTCGGCGAGGATGTCGACACCGAAACGGGTGAAGAGCTGGTTCTTGAGCGCGGTCAGATCCCAGTCGTCGGGATGAGCTTTCTCCGGGCAATACTGCCCGAGGAGGTCGGAAAGGATGGCGGCCACGTAGCCGTCCTCGCCGACGATGAGGTCGCGCTGGTCGAGGCCCTCGAGCAACTGGCGGCGGAGGCCGTAGACAGCCTCACGCTGCTTGTTCATGACGTCGTCGTACTCCAGCAGGTGCTTGCGAGCCTCGAAATTCTGCGACTCCACCGCCTTCTGCGCGGCCTCGATGCGGCGAGTGATGAGGCGGCTCTCGATGGGCACACCTTCTTCCATACCCAAACGCTTGAGCATGTTGGAGACCCACTCGCGGGCGAAGATGCGCATCAAGTCGTCTTCGAGCGAGAGGTAGAAGCGGGAAGAGCCGGGATCGCCCTGGCGGCCGGCGCGTCCGCGGAGCTGGTTGTCGATGCGGCGCGCCTCGTGGCGTTCCGTACCCAGGATGTGAAGGCCGCCCAGGGTCACGACTTCATCGTGTTCGGAATCGGTTTGATGCCGGAAGCTCTCGAAGACCTGGTTCCATTGCGCCAGCGGGACTTCGTACTCGTTGCCCTGGTAATAGAACAGGTTCATGTCCTCGGACTCGGCACGGGCCTGGATCTTGCCGACCGCGGCGGCCAGCGGACGGGCCACACCGCGCTTCACCAACTCCTGCTTGGCCATGAAGTCGGGATTGCCGCCCAGCAGGATGTCGGTGCCGCGGCCGGCCATGTTGGTGGCGATGGTGACGGAATCCTTGCGGCCGGCCTGGGCCACGATCTCCGCCTCGCGCTCGTGGTATTTGGCGTTGAGGACCACGTGCGGCACGCCGCTCTTCTTCAACAGGTCGGAGAGCCGCTCGGATTTTTCGATGGAGGTGGTGCCCACCAGCACCGGGCGGCCGGACTCGTTGAACTGCTCGATCTCCTGGGCGACGGCGTCGTATTTTTCCTTTTCCGTGCGGAATACGACGTCCGCGTGCTCGGCGCGCAGCAGAGTCTTATTGGTGGGAATCACCATCACGTCGAGCTTGTAGATCTTGTCGAACTCGGCGGCCTCGGTCTCGGCGGTACCGGTCATGCCGGCGAGCTTCTTGTACATGCGGAAGTAGTTCTGGAAGGTGATGGTGGCGAGGGTCTGGTTCTCGCGCTCGATGGTGACGCCTTCCTTGGCCTCGATAGCCTGGTGGAGGCCGTCGGACCAGCGGCGTCCGGGCATGAGGCGGCCGGTGAACTCATCCACGATGATGACTTCACCGTCTTTCACCACATACTGCACGTCGCGCTTGTAGAGCGAGTGCGCCTTCACGCCGGTTTCGACGTGGTGCTTGAGGGCCCAGTTCTCGGGGTCGGCGATGTTGCCGATGCCCAGCAGCTTTTCGACTTTCTCCCAGCCTTCATCGGTGATGGTGATGGTGTGGTGCTTCTCATCCATGACGAAATCGCCGGTGAGGACCTTGGTTTCGCCTTGACCGATTTCTTCGC contains these protein-coding regions:
- a CDS encoding multidrug efflux SMR transporter, giving the protein MPWFYLFLAGVFEIVWAIALKYSEGFSRALPTGIVFTAGFASFWLLGLAAQKLPIGTAYAVWTGIGAVGTAILGMILFAESHHAPRLASIALIVIGIAGLRLFGAR
- the secA gene encoding preprotein translocase subunit SecA; its protein translation is MTAIFNKVATKVFGSANERLLKRLWPVVAEINALEPEMERLSDDELRARTAKFRELIESQVAEADLSGETPEDVRRALRRAIDDALGEILVEAFAVVREASRRTTGMRHFDVQLIGGMVLHRGMIAEMKTGEGKTLVATLPVYLNALPGRGVHVVTVNDYLAKRDSEWMGQIYRFLGLTVGVIVHGLDDNERREAYAADVTYGTNNEYGFDYLRDNMKFDLSECVQRGHNFGIVDEVDSILIDEARTPLIISGASEESTDKYYRVNRIIPKLERGEEIGQGETKVLTGDFVMDEKHHTITITDEGWEKVEKLLGIGNIADPENWALKHHVETGVKAHSLYKRDVQYVVKDGEVIIVDEFTGRLMPGRRWSDGLHQAIEAKEGVTIERENQTLATITFQNYFRMYKKLAGMTGTAETEAAEFDKIYKLDVMVIPTNKTLLRAEHADVVFRTEKEKYDAVAQEIEQFNESGRPVLVGTTSIEKSERLSDLLKKSGVPHVVLNAKYHEREAEIVAQAGRKDSVTIATNMAGRGTDILLGGNPDFMAKQELVKRGVARPLAAAVGKIQARAESEDMNLFYYQGNEYEVPLAQWNQVFESFRHQTDSEHDEVVTLGGLHILGTERHEARRIDNQLRGRAGRQGDPGSSRFYLSLEDDLMRIFAREWVSNMLKRLGMEEGVPIESRLITRRIEAAQKAVESQNFEARKHLLEYDDVMNKQREAVYGLRRQLLEGLDQRDLIVGEDGYVAAILSDLLGQYCPEKAHPDDWDLTALKNQLFTRFGVDILAEGIQPEKLNRTELGDAVFEQLRERYAAKEKLIGSEAMRYHERLIMLSVLDSQWKDHLLSMDHLKEGIGLRGYGQKDPLVEYKRESFQMFEEMMQRFQDETVRYLYLMQVVSGGPEVERRIPEEAEAEGAGARVPAARPSGDGGRRPRATSIDEIEQEFQRRKRRELEAARLAGSGDYQPVQQVVRSSAKVGRNDPCPCGSGKKYKKCCGAGA